DNA from Hypanus sabinus isolate sHypSab1 chromosome 16, sHypSab1.hap1, whole genome shotgun sequence:
aagaggcatcgaGTAACACTGTCTGTTTCTCTGTGACAGGCGCATTGATGGAATGGTACGGGCTGTGGACATGATGGATTGCATCATGGGTCAAGATGCCAACATGACGACTCTTCATCAGGGCCACGTGAAAACCTCCAGTGGTGACCTGGACAACAGTAGCATGCCACAGGTGAACACTTCCCTATTGATCGCTGGCCCTGTCAGGTCCATGGCAGTGCCTATCTTCTCGATGACGCTGGGAGCCCTGTCCAACATCATTGCCCTCTTCATCCTGCTCAAGAGCTACGCCAGGTTCCGCCGGAGGTCCAAGGCCACATTCCTGCTCTTTGCCAGCAGCCTGGTTCTCACTGACTTTGCAGGCCACATCATCCCTGGTGCCTTGGTGCTCCAGTTCTATTCCGGGAAAGTAGAGAGTGACAACCACATATGCCAGCTGCTGGGAGGCAGCCTGATCTTCTTTGGCCTTTGCCCGCTCTTCCTTGGTTGCATCATGGCAGTGGAGCGATGTGTGGGCATCACCAGACCTCTCCTGCACTCAGCGGTGGTCACCTCCACCAGGACTAAACTGGTGATTGCCAGCCTTTGGGTGCTGGCAGGCATCGTGGCCATTCTTCCCTTTCTGGGTTTTGGTAGGTACAAGCTCCAGTACTCGAAGACCTGGTGTTTCATTGCTGTGGGCTCGCAGAACAACTGGACGGACAGTGGCTTTGCTTTTCTCTTCTCATTCCTTGGAGTGAGTACACTCGTCGTGTCCCTGATCTGCAACACCATCAGCGGGGTGTCACTCATACAGGCACGGATTAAGAAGAGGAACTACAGTCGAAGAACAAAGTCACATGACATTGAAATGGTCGTCCAGTTGGTTGGGATCATGATGGCTTCGTGTATCTGTTGGAGCCCGATGCTGGTACGTACCCTGTTAGTAAAATTCACACCGATCTCTCACCTGGGACAGCATAGCAAAAAGCCTCTTGGTGCACATCTACTCCCCTCTGTCTGCACATGTTCCCTATCTCTCTGTTCCCTTCATGTGGCTGTCTAAACACACTATAATATCTACTCGCAGACCACTCTGGCCAGCACCCTCCATTGACTTTGTAAAAGACTTGTCTCGCACACCTCCTTTaaacttccctctctcacctgcaaGCTATGCCCTCTTATGGTTTGCAGTTCTACCCTaggaaagagcctctgactattGACCTTGCTGTgcctctgataattttgccaaccTCTCAGGTCTCCCCTCAACCATTGACACTCCAGACAAAACAGCCCATATAGTTAATACTTTTTAATTCAGACCGCACTTAGTAAGCTCCTCTGCATCCTTCTAGTAATGGGGTAAATAACGCAGGAGTCTAAATGTGGCATAACCAAAGTTGGAAAGTGACGTCCTGTCTCTTATACTCAATGTCAGAACTAATGATGGCAAGCATGCAAGTACCACCCTATCTACTTGAGGTGTCACTTTGAGGGAGCCAtagactcgaaccccaagattcATCTGTACACCAGTGCTCCAaagggtcctgccatttactctaTATGTTTCCATTATACTAACCAAAAGTCAGGCTGATCTGATGCTAACCTTCACTCTGTGTTCCTGCCACTCTTCAATAATCTACCCACTGTAGCTCCACCTTAATAACACCCGAAGATGAGATGATTCATTCAGTCCCTCGTTCGCAGCTCCAGCGACTCGTGTCTGATCCTGACTCTggagctgtctgtgtggagt
Protein-coding regions in this window:
- the LOC132406549 gene encoding prostaglandin E2 receptor EP1 subtype-like; its protein translation is MVRAVDMMDCIMGQDANMTTLHQGHVKTSSGDLDNSSMPQVNTSLLIAGPVRSMAVPIFSMTLGALSNIIALFILLKSYARFRRRSKATFLLFASSLVLTDFAGHIIPGALVLQFYSGKVESDNHICQLLGGSLIFFGLCPLFLGCIMAVERCVGITRPLLHSAVVTSTRTKLVIASLWVLAGIVAILPFLGFGRYKLQYSKTWCFIAVGSQNNWTDSGFAFLFSFLGVSTLVVSLICNTISGVSLIQARIKKRNYSRRTKSHDIEMVVQLVGIMMASCICWSPMLVYVTITRIHNCEDYAKLSLLGVRMASWNQILDPWVYILLRRAVLKKIYQTVLRRNGMNRTMFDRWEVSSFQSSDRSVVKKF